In a genomic window of Mesotoga infera:
- a CDS encoding GntR family transcriptional regulator: MYSWTKVRLDVSSSVPLFQQIADWITNAISKGILVEGDKLPNEMELCKVFDVSRITVRNALMKLQRDGYLSRQRAKGTFVSSRAITFQYVSETMGLGEELVKKNIGIKDKVLRSEIIGANETIAENLGISPGSKVFALERLRVINNEPLIISRNFISYDLVPGIEENDFSKEFLYSVLERQYGIVMQEFVRSFVPIILNDSEMKIFGLKKDCYPAFKIESVTYDSNRRLIEYYEGIQLGKYGKLTVRSKGI, encoded by the coding sequence ATGTACAGTTGGACGAAAGTGAGGCTAGATGTCTCTTCTTCTGTTCCGTTATTTCAGCAGATCGCTGACTGGATCACTAATGCAATATCAAAGGGAATTCTTGTGGAAGGCGATAAACTGCCGAACGAAATGGAGCTCTGCAAGGTATTCGACGTCAGCCGAATTACAGTTAGGAATGCTTTGATGAAGCTCCAGAGGGACGGGTATCTCTCCAGGCAGAGAGCTAAAGGAACCTTCGTTTCTTCCCGAGCGATCACATTTCAGTACGTCAGTGAAACTATGGGCCTTGGGGAAGAGCTTGTGAAGAAGAACATTGGCATTAAGGACAAGGTTTTGAGAAGCGAGATTATCGGAGCGAACGAGACAATTGCTGAAAACCTTGGAATCTCCCCCGGGTCGAAGGTCTTCGCTTTGGAGAGGCTTAGAGTAATTAACAATGAGCCTTTGATAATCTCCAGAAACTTCATTTCTTACGACCTGGTACCTGGCATTGAGGAAAACGACTTCAGCAAAGAGTTTCTATATTCTGTGCTCGAAAGACAATACGGAATTGTGATGCAGGAGTTTGTGAGATCTTTCGTCCCGATCATCCTGAATGATTCCGAAATGAAGATCTTCGGTTTGAAGAAGGACTGTTACCCCGCATTCAAGATAGAGAGCGTTACCTACGACAGTAACAGGAGATTGATTGAATACTACGAGGGTATTCAGCTTGGAAAGTATGGGAAGCTCACTGTGCGTTCAAAGGGTATCTGA